Proteins encoded together in one Oncorhynchus mykiss isolate Arlee chromosome 7, USDA_OmykA_1.1, whole genome shotgun sequence window:
- the LOC110528566 gene encoding nuclear factor of activated T-cells, cytoplasmic 2 isoform X3: protein MTSIYKDNDQHSLELVEGLGQDNSQEELDFSYLFLYNPSDDFRVIEADNSGVPPRGDHNPSSVVNYPCDGSSSNAPTTSSQSSYHHGPVPDSLSGPGFNSLDLPSRPRGAPSPSPRIEITPSGDPHQTHPLDASPRTTALTVPGYENTAYREPQSPASSNSSTGWLSEAYSPWISPCVSPSGGGGMVGLTALDLLPGLQGIHTSSAHSSPGTSPRTSITEETFLVPQSQRSSSPHSNDYPRSRSASPQGKRTYDQYSGPNLGTTSQQQRSRSPSPSPSPHHPQGRPLAQADPQGNAPQQMPSVEEVLSSLNSSLSSSMSRAVPSKMVRPSVECYTYGESQGEHGRRGRAGAETFYILPTSFWPASLAHGAFSGIPVPSMPPLEWHLPSHSDQYELCLEQQPKQHHRAHYETEGSRGAVKAASGGHTVVQLHGYRGTAPLGLLVFIGTADERVLKPHAFYQVHRITGKTVTTPSQERKVHGTKVLEIPLEPKNNMRAVIDCAGILKLRNADIELRTGETDMGRKNTCVRLVFRVHIPQPGGQYVSLQVASLPIECSQRSAHELPTVERQDVERCSVLGGQQVILTGQNFTSDSKVVFTEKTPDGVQIWEAEATVDRDKSQKSMLFVEIPPYRDPTIHHAAKVNFYVINGRRKRSQAQHFTYTPLTVPAIKTEPVDDFQFGQLGCAVSQILGMSSKSYHHTPSSHLNPNSHIVAGMTSLATCQRASHHDPNAYQPQDPSVCYPSKSRSLGSTPVLYQDMNHHPVMIHSGSPSQMSYTQHYSSQVSQPFHPSRSATNQRVVNVAVPLAQHQHATMVGDGYRAAASLWKVGDSPEACSSEGQYQGFMHTVVPVLSRSPPRHSHILTQRGPAATGSQSGPVPGKVTAKQENLNQAYLDDVNDIIRNDLTVRSNEQ, encoded by the exons ATGACTTCCATCTACAAAGACAATGATCAACATTCTTTGGAGCTTGTGGAAGGTCTTGGTCAAGATAACAGTCAAGAGGAGTTGGACTTTTCTTACCTGTTTTTGTACAACCCATCTGACGACTTTCGCGTGATTGAAG CAGACAACTCAGGGGTTCCCCCTCGCGGAGATCACAACCCCTCATCTGTGGTGAACTACCCTTGTGACGGAAGCTCCAGTAACGCCCCTACAACCTCCAGCCAGTCCTCTTACCACCATGGGCCTGTCCCTGACAGCCTGTCTGGGCCTGGGTTTAACTCACTGGATCTCCCCTCCAGGCCAAGGGGTGCTCCCTCTCCCAGCCCCAGGATTGAGATCACCCCATCAGGGGACCCTCACCAGACTCATCCCCTGGACGCCAGCCCCAGAACCACGGCCCTGACTGTGCCTGGCTATGAGAACACGGCCTACCGAGAGCCCCAGAGCCCTGCCAGCAGCAACTCCTCCACGGGTTGGCTGTCTGAGGCCTACTCGCCCTGGATCTCGCCTTGTGTATCTCCCAGTGGTGGTGGGGGCATGGTTGGCTTGACCGCCTTGGACCTCCTCCCTGGCCTCCAGGGCATCCATACGTCCTCGGCCCACTCCTCCCCTGGGACCTCCCCGCGAACCAGCATCACAGAGGAGACTTTCCTGGTACCGCAGAGTCAGCGGTCTTCCTCGCCACACTCCAACGATTACCCCCGCTCTCGCTCCGCCTCTCCTCAGGGAAAACGCACCTACGACCAGTACAGCGGCCCCAATCTGGGGACCACCAGCCAGCAGCAGCGCTCCCGGAGCCCAAGCCCCAGCCCCTCGCCTCACCACCCCCAAGGACGACCCTTGGCCCAAGCTGACCCACAGGGCAATGCCCCTCAGCAGATGCCCAGCGTTGAAGAGGTGTTGAGCAGCCTCAACTCCAGCCTCAGCTCCAGCATGTCCAGGGCGGTCCCCTCCAAGATGGTGCGGCCCAGTGTTGAGTGCTATACGTATGGAGAGAGCCAGGGGGAGCATGGGCGGAGAGGCAGAGCTGGGGCTGAGACCTTCTACATCCTCCCTACATCTTTCTGGCCGGCTTCACTAGCCCATGGAGCCTTCAG tggCATCCCTGTGCCATCTATGCCCCCTCTAGAGTGGCACTTGCCCAGTCACTCCGACCAGTATGAGCTCTGTTTGGAGCAGCAGCCTAAACAGCACCACCGGGCCCACTACGAGACAGAGGGCAGCAGGGGAGCAGTCAAAGCGGCCAGTGGAGGTCACACTGTGGTTCAG CTTCATGGGTATAGAGGCACTGCTCCACTGGGTCTGCTGGTGTTCATCGGAACGGCTGACGAGAGGGTCCTCAAACCCCATGCCTTCTACCAGGTGCACCGCATCACTGGGAAAACGGTCACCACACCAAGCCAAGAGAGAAAGGTCCATGGCACCAAGGTCCTGGAGATCCCTCTGGAGCCCAAGAACAACATGAGAGCAGT GATTGACTGTGCTGGGATACTAAAGCTGAGAAATGCTGACATCGAGCTCAGGACAGGCGAGACAGACATGGGACGCAAAAACACCTGTGTCCGCCTTGTCTTTCGTGTCCATATTCCTCAACCAGGAGGACAGTATGTCTCTCTTCAAGTGGCCTCCCTTCCCATCGAGTGTT CCCAGAGGTCGGCCCACGAGCTTCCCACTGTAGAGCGCCAGGACGTGGAGCGCTGCTCGGTTCTAGGGGGACAGCAGGTGATACTGACAGGACAGAACTTCACCTCTGATTCCAAGGTGGTGTTCACAGAAAAGACACCTG ACGGGGTGCAAATCTGGGAAGCAGAAGCTACAGTAGACCGAGACAAGAGCCAGAAA AGCATGCTGTTTGTGGAGATCCCTCCGTATCGAGATCCCACCATTCATCACGCAGCTAAAGTCAACTTCTATGTGATCAACGGGAGGAGAAAACGCAGTCAGGCGCAGCACTTCACCTACACTCCTTTAACCG TTCCCGCCATTAAAACGGAACCCGTAGATGACTTCCAGTTTGGCCAGCTGGGCTGCGCTGTCTCCCAAATCCTAGGAATGTCATCCAAGTCCTACCACCACACCCCCAGTAGCCATCTCAACCCTAATAGCCACATAGTGGCTGGCATGACATCCTTGGCAACCTGCCAGCGTGCAAGCCATCACGATCCCAATGCCTATCAACCACAGGACCCATCTGTCTGTTACCCCAGTAAAAGCCGAAGCCTGGGTAGCACCCCTGTCCTGTATCAAGATATGAACCACCACCCAGTGATGATACACAGTGGTTCCCCATCTCAGATGTCCTATACCCAGCATTACTCCAGCCAAGTGTCCCAACCCTTCCACCCCTCCCGCTCGGCCACCAATCAGCGAGTTGTCAACGTAGCTGTCCCATTGGCCCAACACCAGCACGCCACGATGGTGGGTGATGGGTACCGGGCTGCAGCTTCATTATGGAAGGTTGGTGACTCGCCAGAGGCCTGTTCCTCAGAAGGCCAGTACCAGGGCTTCATGCACACGGTGGTGCCTGTCTTGAGCAGGTCTCCACCGCGACACAGCCACATCCTGACCCAGAGAGGTCCAGCCGCTACAGGGAGCCAGAGTGGGCCAGTCCCTGGGAAAGTGACAGCGAAGCAAGAAAACCTGAACCAAGCCTATCTGGATGATG TGAATGACATCATAAGGAATGATCTGACTGTCCGCAGTAACGAGCAGTAA
- the LOC110528566 gene encoding nuclear factor of activated T-cells, cytoplasmic 2 isoform X1, with product MTSIYKDNDQHSLELVEGLGQDNSQEELDFSYLFLYNPSDDFRVIEADNSGVPPRGDHNPSSVVNYPCDGSSSNAPTTSSQSSYHHGPVPDSLSGPGFNSLDLPSRPRGAPSPSPRIEITPSGDPHQTHPLDASPRTTALTVPGYENTAYREPQSPASSNSSTGWLSEAYSPWISPCVSPSGGGGMVGLTALDLLPGLQGIHTSSAHSSPGTSPRTSITEETFLVPQSQRSSSPHSNDYPRSRSASPQGKRTYDQYSGPNLGTTSQQQRSRSPSPSPSPHHPQGRPLAQADPQGNAPQQMPSVEEVLSSLNSSLSSSMSRAVPSKMVRPSVECYTYGESQGEHGRRGRAGAETFYILPTSFWPASLAHGAFSGIPVPSMPPLEWHLPSHSDQYELCLEQQPKQHHRAHYETEGSRGAVKAASGGHTVVQLHGYRGTAPLGLLVFIGTADERVLKPHAFYQVHRITGKTVTTPSQERKVHGTKVLEIPLEPKNNMRAVIDCAGILKLRNADIELRTGETDMGRKNTCVRLVFRVHIPQPGGQYVSLQVASLPIECSQRSAHELPTVERQDVERCSVLGGQQVILTGQNFTSDSKVVFTEKTPDGVQIWEAEATVDRDKSQKSMLFVEIPPYRDPTIHHAAKVNFYVINGRRKRSQAQHFTYTPLTVPAIKTEPVDDFQFGQLGCAVSQILGMSSKSYHHTPSSHLNPNSHIVAGMTSLATCQRASHHDPNAYQPQDPSVCYPSKSRSLGSTPVLYQDMNHHPVMIHSGSPSQMSYTQHYSSQVSQPFHPSRSATNQRVVNVAVPLAQHQHATMVGDGYRAAASLWKVGDSPEACSSEGQYQGFMHTVVPVLSRSPPRHSHILTQRGPAATGSQSGPVPGKVTAKQENLNQAYLDDGELVQNILDTAEMNCTPGSSNLLF from the exons ATGACTTCCATCTACAAAGACAATGATCAACATTCTTTGGAGCTTGTGGAAGGTCTTGGTCAAGATAACAGTCAAGAGGAGTTGGACTTTTCTTACCTGTTTTTGTACAACCCATCTGACGACTTTCGCGTGATTGAAG CAGACAACTCAGGGGTTCCCCCTCGCGGAGATCACAACCCCTCATCTGTGGTGAACTACCCTTGTGACGGAAGCTCCAGTAACGCCCCTACAACCTCCAGCCAGTCCTCTTACCACCATGGGCCTGTCCCTGACAGCCTGTCTGGGCCTGGGTTTAACTCACTGGATCTCCCCTCCAGGCCAAGGGGTGCTCCCTCTCCCAGCCCCAGGATTGAGATCACCCCATCAGGGGACCCTCACCAGACTCATCCCCTGGACGCCAGCCCCAGAACCACGGCCCTGACTGTGCCTGGCTATGAGAACACGGCCTACCGAGAGCCCCAGAGCCCTGCCAGCAGCAACTCCTCCACGGGTTGGCTGTCTGAGGCCTACTCGCCCTGGATCTCGCCTTGTGTATCTCCCAGTGGTGGTGGGGGCATGGTTGGCTTGACCGCCTTGGACCTCCTCCCTGGCCTCCAGGGCATCCATACGTCCTCGGCCCACTCCTCCCCTGGGACCTCCCCGCGAACCAGCATCACAGAGGAGACTTTCCTGGTACCGCAGAGTCAGCGGTCTTCCTCGCCACACTCCAACGATTACCCCCGCTCTCGCTCCGCCTCTCCTCAGGGAAAACGCACCTACGACCAGTACAGCGGCCCCAATCTGGGGACCACCAGCCAGCAGCAGCGCTCCCGGAGCCCAAGCCCCAGCCCCTCGCCTCACCACCCCCAAGGACGACCCTTGGCCCAAGCTGACCCACAGGGCAATGCCCCTCAGCAGATGCCCAGCGTTGAAGAGGTGTTGAGCAGCCTCAACTCCAGCCTCAGCTCCAGCATGTCCAGGGCGGTCCCCTCCAAGATGGTGCGGCCCAGTGTTGAGTGCTATACGTATGGAGAGAGCCAGGGGGAGCATGGGCGGAGAGGCAGAGCTGGGGCTGAGACCTTCTACATCCTCCCTACATCTTTCTGGCCGGCTTCACTAGCCCATGGAGCCTTCAG tggCATCCCTGTGCCATCTATGCCCCCTCTAGAGTGGCACTTGCCCAGTCACTCCGACCAGTATGAGCTCTGTTTGGAGCAGCAGCCTAAACAGCACCACCGGGCCCACTACGAGACAGAGGGCAGCAGGGGAGCAGTCAAAGCGGCCAGTGGAGGTCACACTGTGGTTCAG CTTCATGGGTATAGAGGCACTGCTCCACTGGGTCTGCTGGTGTTCATCGGAACGGCTGACGAGAGGGTCCTCAAACCCCATGCCTTCTACCAGGTGCACCGCATCACTGGGAAAACGGTCACCACACCAAGCCAAGAGAGAAAGGTCCATGGCACCAAGGTCCTGGAGATCCCTCTGGAGCCCAAGAACAACATGAGAGCAGT GATTGACTGTGCTGGGATACTAAAGCTGAGAAATGCTGACATCGAGCTCAGGACAGGCGAGACAGACATGGGACGCAAAAACACCTGTGTCCGCCTTGTCTTTCGTGTCCATATTCCTCAACCAGGAGGACAGTATGTCTCTCTTCAAGTGGCCTCCCTTCCCATCGAGTGTT CCCAGAGGTCGGCCCACGAGCTTCCCACTGTAGAGCGCCAGGACGTGGAGCGCTGCTCGGTTCTAGGGGGACAGCAGGTGATACTGACAGGACAGAACTTCACCTCTGATTCCAAGGTGGTGTTCACAGAAAAGACACCTG ACGGGGTGCAAATCTGGGAAGCAGAAGCTACAGTAGACCGAGACAAGAGCCAGAAA AGCATGCTGTTTGTGGAGATCCCTCCGTATCGAGATCCCACCATTCATCACGCAGCTAAAGTCAACTTCTATGTGATCAACGGGAGGAGAAAACGCAGTCAGGCGCAGCACTTCACCTACACTCCTTTAACCG TTCCCGCCATTAAAACGGAACCCGTAGATGACTTCCAGTTTGGCCAGCTGGGCTGCGCTGTCTCCCAAATCCTAGGAATGTCATCCAAGTCCTACCACCACACCCCCAGTAGCCATCTCAACCCTAATAGCCACATAGTGGCTGGCATGACATCCTTGGCAACCTGCCAGCGTGCAAGCCATCACGATCCCAATGCCTATCAACCACAGGACCCATCTGTCTGTTACCCCAGTAAAAGCCGAAGCCTGGGTAGCACCCCTGTCCTGTATCAAGATATGAACCACCACCCAGTGATGATACACAGTGGTTCCCCATCTCAGATGTCCTATACCCAGCATTACTCCAGCCAAGTGTCCCAACCCTTCCACCCCTCCCGCTCGGCCACCAATCAGCGAGTTGTCAACGTAGCTGTCCCATTGGCCCAACACCAGCACGCCACGATGGTGGGTGATGGGTACCGGGCTGCAGCTTCATTATGGAAGGTTGGTGACTCGCCAGAGGCCTGTTCCTCAGAAGGCCAGTACCAGGGCTTCATGCACACGGTGGTGCCTGTCTTGAGCAGGTCTCCACCGCGACACAGCCACATCCTGACCCAGAGAGGTCCAGCCGCTACAGGGAGCCAGAGTGGGCCAGTCCCTGGGAAAGTGACAGCGAAGCAAGAAAACCTGAACCAAGCCTATCTGGATGATGGTGAGTTAGTACAAAACATATTGGATACTGCAGAAATGAACTGTACCCCAGGCTCCTCTAACTTGTTGTTTTGA
- the LOC110528566 gene encoding nuclear factor of activated T-cells, cytoplasmic 2 isoform X2 has translation MTSIYKDNDQHSLELVEGLGQDNSQEELDFSYLFLYNPSDDFRVIEDNSGVPPRGDHNPSSVVNYPCDGSSSNAPTTSSQSSYHHGPVPDSLSGPGFNSLDLPSRPRGAPSPSPRIEITPSGDPHQTHPLDASPRTTALTVPGYENTAYREPQSPASSNSSTGWLSEAYSPWISPCVSPSGGGGMVGLTALDLLPGLQGIHTSSAHSSPGTSPRTSITEETFLVPQSQRSSSPHSNDYPRSRSASPQGKRTYDQYSGPNLGTTSQQQRSRSPSPSPSPHHPQGRPLAQADPQGNAPQQMPSVEEVLSSLNSSLSSSMSRAVPSKMVRPSVECYTYGESQGEHGRRGRAGAETFYILPTSFWPASLAHGAFSGIPVPSMPPLEWHLPSHSDQYELCLEQQPKQHHRAHYETEGSRGAVKAASGGHTVVQLHGYRGTAPLGLLVFIGTADERVLKPHAFYQVHRITGKTVTTPSQERKVHGTKVLEIPLEPKNNMRAVIDCAGILKLRNADIELRTGETDMGRKNTCVRLVFRVHIPQPGGQYVSLQVASLPIECSQRSAHELPTVERQDVERCSVLGGQQVILTGQNFTSDSKVVFTEKTPDGVQIWEAEATVDRDKSQKSMLFVEIPPYRDPTIHHAAKVNFYVINGRRKRSQAQHFTYTPLTVPAIKTEPVDDFQFGQLGCAVSQILGMSSKSYHHTPSSHLNPNSHIVAGMTSLATCQRASHHDPNAYQPQDPSVCYPSKSRSLGSTPVLYQDMNHHPVMIHSGSPSQMSYTQHYSSQVSQPFHPSRSATNQRVVNVAVPLAQHQHATMVGDGYRAAASLWKVGDSPEACSSEGQYQGFMHTVVPVLSRSPPRHSHILTQRGPAATGSQSGPVPGKVTAKQENLNQAYLDDGELVQNILDTAEMNCTPGSSNLLF, from the exons ATGACTTCCATCTACAAAGACAATGATCAACATTCTTTGGAGCTTGTGGAAGGTCTTGGTCAAGATAACAGTCAAGAGGAGTTGGACTTTTCTTACCTGTTTTTGTACAACCCATCTGACGACTTTCGCGTGATTGAAG ACAACTCAGGGGTTCCCCCTCGCGGAGATCACAACCCCTCATCTGTGGTGAACTACCCTTGTGACGGAAGCTCCAGTAACGCCCCTACAACCTCCAGCCAGTCCTCTTACCACCATGGGCCTGTCCCTGACAGCCTGTCTGGGCCTGGGTTTAACTCACTGGATCTCCCCTCCAGGCCAAGGGGTGCTCCCTCTCCCAGCCCCAGGATTGAGATCACCCCATCAGGGGACCCTCACCAGACTCATCCCCTGGACGCCAGCCCCAGAACCACGGCCCTGACTGTGCCTGGCTATGAGAACACGGCCTACCGAGAGCCCCAGAGCCCTGCCAGCAGCAACTCCTCCACGGGTTGGCTGTCTGAGGCCTACTCGCCCTGGATCTCGCCTTGTGTATCTCCCAGTGGTGGTGGGGGCATGGTTGGCTTGACCGCCTTGGACCTCCTCCCTGGCCTCCAGGGCATCCATACGTCCTCGGCCCACTCCTCCCCTGGGACCTCCCCGCGAACCAGCATCACAGAGGAGACTTTCCTGGTACCGCAGAGTCAGCGGTCTTCCTCGCCACACTCCAACGATTACCCCCGCTCTCGCTCCGCCTCTCCTCAGGGAAAACGCACCTACGACCAGTACAGCGGCCCCAATCTGGGGACCACCAGCCAGCAGCAGCGCTCCCGGAGCCCAAGCCCCAGCCCCTCGCCTCACCACCCCCAAGGACGACCCTTGGCCCAAGCTGACCCACAGGGCAATGCCCCTCAGCAGATGCCCAGCGTTGAAGAGGTGTTGAGCAGCCTCAACTCCAGCCTCAGCTCCAGCATGTCCAGGGCGGTCCCCTCCAAGATGGTGCGGCCCAGTGTTGAGTGCTATACGTATGGAGAGAGCCAGGGGGAGCATGGGCGGAGAGGCAGAGCTGGGGCTGAGACCTTCTACATCCTCCCTACATCTTTCTGGCCGGCTTCACTAGCCCATGGAGCCTTCAG tggCATCCCTGTGCCATCTATGCCCCCTCTAGAGTGGCACTTGCCCAGTCACTCCGACCAGTATGAGCTCTGTTTGGAGCAGCAGCCTAAACAGCACCACCGGGCCCACTACGAGACAGAGGGCAGCAGGGGAGCAGTCAAAGCGGCCAGTGGAGGTCACACTGTGGTTCAG CTTCATGGGTATAGAGGCACTGCTCCACTGGGTCTGCTGGTGTTCATCGGAACGGCTGACGAGAGGGTCCTCAAACCCCATGCCTTCTACCAGGTGCACCGCATCACTGGGAAAACGGTCACCACACCAAGCCAAGAGAGAAAGGTCCATGGCACCAAGGTCCTGGAGATCCCTCTGGAGCCCAAGAACAACATGAGAGCAGT GATTGACTGTGCTGGGATACTAAAGCTGAGAAATGCTGACATCGAGCTCAGGACAGGCGAGACAGACATGGGACGCAAAAACACCTGTGTCCGCCTTGTCTTTCGTGTCCATATTCCTCAACCAGGAGGACAGTATGTCTCTCTTCAAGTGGCCTCCCTTCCCATCGAGTGTT CCCAGAGGTCGGCCCACGAGCTTCCCACTGTAGAGCGCCAGGACGTGGAGCGCTGCTCGGTTCTAGGGGGACAGCAGGTGATACTGACAGGACAGAACTTCACCTCTGATTCCAAGGTGGTGTTCACAGAAAAGACACCTG ACGGGGTGCAAATCTGGGAAGCAGAAGCTACAGTAGACCGAGACAAGAGCCAGAAA AGCATGCTGTTTGTGGAGATCCCTCCGTATCGAGATCCCACCATTCATCACGCAGCTAAAGTCAACTTCTATGTGATCAACGGGAGGAGAAAACGCAGTCAGGCGCAGCACTTCACCTACACTCCTTTAACCG TTCCCGCCATTAAAACGGAACCCGTAGATGACTTCCAGTTTGGCCAGCTGGGCTGCGCTGTCTCCCAAATCCTAGGAATGTCATCCAAGTCCTACCACCACACCCCCAGTAGCCATCTCAACCCTAATAGCCACATAGTGGCTGGCATGACATCCTTGGCAACCTGCCAGCGTGCAAGCCATCACGATCCCAATGCCTATCAACCACAGGACCCATCTGTCTGTTACCCCAGTAAAAGCCGAAGCCTGGGTAGCACCCCTGTCCTGTATCAAGATATGAACCACCACCCAGTGATGATACACAGTGGTTCCCCATCTCAGATGTCCTATACCCAGCATTACTCCAGCCAAGTGTCCCAACCCTTCCACCCCTCCCGCTCGGCCACCAATCAGCGAGTTGTCAACGTAGCTGTCCCATTGGCCCAACACCAGCACGCCACGATGGTGGGTGATGGGTACCGGGCTGCAGCTTCATTATGGAAGGTTGGTGACTCGCCAGAGGCCTGTTCCTCAGAAGGCCAGTACCAGGGCTTCATGCACACGGTGGTGCCTGTCTTGAGCAGGTCTCCACCGCGACACAGCCACATCCTGACCCAGAGAGGTCCAGCCGCTACAGGGAGCCAGAGTGGGCCAGTCCCTGGGAAAGTGACAGCGAAGCAAGAAAACCTGAACCAAGCCTATCTGGATGATGGTGAGTTAGTACAAAACATATTGGATACTGCAGAAATGAACTGTACCCCAGGCTCCTCTAACTTGTTGTTTTGA
- the LOC110528566 gene encoding nuclear factor of activated T-cells, cytoplasmic 2 isoform X4 produces MTSIYKDNDQHSLELVEGLGQDNSQEELDFSYLFLYNPSDDFRVIEADNSGVPPRGDHNPSSVVNYPCDGSSSNAPTTSSQSSYHHGPVPDSLSGPGFNSLDLPSRPRGAPSPSPRIEITPSGDPHQTHPLDASPRTTALTVPGYENTAYREPQSPASSNSSTGWLSEAYSPWISPCVSPSGGGGMVGLTALDLLPGLQGIHTSSAHSSPGTSPRTSITEETFLVPQSQRSSSPHSNDYPRSRSASPQGKRTYDQYSGPNLGTTSQQQRSRSPSPSPSPHHPQGRPLAQADPQGNAPQQMPSVEEVLSSLNSSLSSSMSRAVPSKMVRPSVECYTYGESQGEHGRRGRAGAETFYILPTSFWPASLAHGAFSGIPVPSMPPLEWHLPSHSDQYELCLEQQPKQHHRAHYETEGSRGAVKAASGGHTVVQLHGYRGTAPLGLLVFIGTADERVLKPHAFYQVHRITGKTVTTPSQERKVHGTKVLEIPLEPKNNMRAVIDCAGILKLRNADIELRTGETDMGRKNTCVRLVFRVHIPQPGGQYVSLQVASLPIECSQRSAHELPTVERQDVERCSVLGGQQVILTGQNFTSDSKVVFTEKTPDGVQIWEAEATVDRDKSQKSMLFVEIPPYRDPTIHHAAKVNFYVINGRRKRSQAQHFTYTPLTVPAIKTEPVDDFQFGQLGCAVSQILGMSSKSYHHTPSSHLNPNSHIVAGMTSLATCQRASHHDPNAYQPQDPSVCYPSKSRSLGSTPVLYQDMNHHPVMIHSGSPSQMSYTQHYSSQVSQPFHPSRSATNQRVVNVAVPLAQHQHATMVGDGYRAAASLWKVGDSPEACSSEGQYQGFMHTVVPVLSRSPPRHSHILTQRGPAATGSQSGPVPGKVTAKQENLNQAYLDDDSIRYMGDTY; encoded by the exons ATGACTTCCATCTACAAAGACAATGATCAACATTCTTTGGAGCTTGTGGAAGGTCTTGGTCAAGATAACAGTCAAGAGGAGTTGGACTTTTCTTACCTGTTTTTGTACAACCCATCTGACGACTTTCGCGTGATTGAAG CAGACAACTCAGGGGTTCCCCCTCGCGGAGATCACAACCCCTCATCTGTGGTGAACTACCCTTGTGACGGAAGCTCCAGTAACGCCCCTACAACCTCCAGCCAGTCCTCTTACCACCATGGGCCTGTCCCTGACAGCCTGTCTGGGCCTGGGTTTAACTCACTGGATCTCCCCTCCAGGCCAAGGGGTGCTCCCTCTCCCAGCCCCAGGATTGAGATCACCCCATCAGGGGACCCTCACCAGACTCATCCCCTGGACGCCAGCCCCAGAACCACGGCCCTGACTGTGCCTGGCTATGAGAACACGGCCTACCGAGAGCCCCAGAGCCCTGCCAGCAGCAACTCCTCCACGGGTTGGCTGTCTGAGGCCTACTCGCCCTGGATCTCGCCTTGTGTATCTCCCAGTGGTGGTGGGGGCATGGTTGGCTTGACCGCCTTGGACCTCCTCCCTGGCCTCCAGGGCATCCATACGTCCTCGGCCCACTCCTCCCCTGGGACCTCCCCGCGAACCAGCATCACAGAGGAGACTTTCCTGGTACCGCAGAGTCAGCGGTCTTCCTCGCCACACTCCAACGATTACCCCCGCTCTCGCTCCGCCTCTCCTCAGGGAAAACGCACCTACGACCAGTACAGCGGCCCCAATCTGGGGACCACCAGCCAGCAGCAGCGCTCCCGGAGCCCAAGCCCCAGCCCCTCGCCTCACCACCCCCAAGGACGACCCTTGGCCCAAGCTGACCCACAGGGCAATGCCCCTCAGCAGATGCCCAGCGTTGAAGAGGTGTTGAGCAGCCTCAACTCCAGCCTCAGCTCCAGCATGTCCAGGGCGGTCCCCTCCAAGATGGTGCGGCCCAGTGTTGAGTGCTATACGTATGGAGAGAGCCAGGGGGAGCATGGGCGGAGAGGCAGAGCTGGGGCTGAGACCTTCTACATCCTCCCTACATCTTTCTGGCCGGCTTCACTAGCCCATGGAGCCTTCAG tggCATCCCTGTGCCATCTATGCCCCCTCTAGAGTGGCACTTGCCCAGTCACTCCGACCAGTATGAGCTCTGTTTGGAGCAGCAGCCTAAACAGCACCACCGGGCCCACTACGAGACAGAGGGCAGCAGGGGAGCAGTCAAAGCGGCCAGTGGAGGTCACACTGTGGTTCAG CTTCATGGGTATAGAGGCACTGCTCCACTGGGTCTGCTGGTGTTCATCGGAACGGCTGACGAGAGGGTCCTCAAACCCCATGCCTTCTACCAGGTGCACCGCATCACTGGGAAAACGGTCACCACACCAAGCCAAGAGAGAAAGGTCCATGGCACCAAGGTCCTGGAGATCCCTCTGGAGCCCAAGAACAACATGAGAGCAGT GATTGACTGTGCTGGGATACTAAAGCTGAGAAATGCTGACATCGAGCTCAGGACAGGCGAGACAGACATGGGACGCAAAAACACCTGTGTCCGCCTTGTCTTTCGTGTCCATATTCCTCAACCAGGAGGACAGTATGTCTCTCTTCAAGTGGCCTCCCTTCCCATCGAGTGTT CCCAGAGGTCGGCCCACGAGCTTCCCACTGTAGAGCGCCAGGACGTGGAGCGCTGCTCGGTTCTAGGGGGACAGCAGGTGATACTGACAGGACAGAACTTCACCTCTGATTCCAAGGTGGTGTTCACAGAAAAGACACCTG ACGGGGTGCAAATCTGGGAAGCAGAAGCTACAGTAGACCGAGACAAGAGCCAGAAA AGCATGCTGTTTGTGGAGATCCCTCCGTATCGAGATCCCACCATTCATCACGCAGCTAAAGTCAACTTCTATGTGATCAACGGGAGGAGAAAACGCAGTCAGGCGCAGCACTTCACCTACACTCCTTTAACCG TTCCCGCCATTAAAACGGAACCCGTAGATGACTTCCAGTTTGGCCAGCTGGGCTGCGCTGTCTCCCAAATCCTAGGAATGTCATCCAAGTCCTACCACCACACCCCCAGTAGCCATCTCAACCCTAATAGCCACATAGTGGCTGGCATGACATCCTTGGCAACCTGCCAGCGTGCAAGCCATCACGATCCCAATGCCTATCAACCACAGGACCCATCTGTCTGTTACCCCAGTAAAAGCCGAAGCCTGGGTAGCACCCCTGTCCTGTATCAAGATATGAACCACCACCCAGTGATGATACACAGTGGTTCCCCATCTCAGATGTCCTATACCCAGCATTACTCCAGCCAAGTGTCCCAACCCTTCCACCCCTCCCGCTCGGCCACCAATCAGCGAGTTGTCAACGTAGCTGTCCCATTGGCCCAACACCAGCACGCCACGATGGTGGGTGATGGGTACCGGGCTGCAGCTTCATTATGGAAGGTTGGTGACTCGCCAGAGGCCTGTTCCTCAGAAGGCCAGTACCAGGGCTTCATGCACACGGTGGTGCCTGTCTTGAGCAGGTCTCCACCGCGACACAGCCACATCCTGACCCAGAGAGGTCCAGCCGCTACAGGGAGCCAGAGTGGGCCAGTCCCTGGGAAAGTGACAGCGAAGCAAGAAAACCTGAACCAAGCCTATCTGGATGATG acagcatcagatacatgggcgatacatactga